The nucleotide sequence CATTATTTTGTTTTGTCATAGGGATTCACCTCTTAAAGAAAATTTTCCCCATTTATTCCTTTTTAAAACCATTAAAAACTTTCATCTCATCAACTGGCCAATAACGGATATTTGCTTCGCCTACAATATCTTTCATTTCCACAAAGCCAATATGGCGGCTGTCGATACTATGCAGCCTGTTATCGCCCAGTACGAAGATCTTGCCTTTTGGAACAGTGTCATGTCCTGTAATTTCTTCGAGTGTGAAGTTCCCAGTCAATGTCCGATTGCCAGCAAACCGTTTAAATTCTTGCAAGTAAGGTTCAGCTACTGCCTTGTTGTTGATATACAGTTTGTCATCTTTATACGCAATATGATCTCCGGGCAGACCGATTACTCGTTT is from Fictibacillus sp. b24 and encodes:
- the lepB gene encoding signal peptidase I, producing the protein MSSARKERNGLVDWIKAIGVALILAIIIKKFLIEQYVVYGESMMPTIQNGNRLIINKIGYEIGNPERFDLIVFKANPKEDYIKRVIGLPGDHIAYKDDKLYINNKAVAEPYLQEFKRFAGNRTLTGNFTLEEITGHDTVPKGKIFVLGDNRLHSIDSRHIGFVEMKDIVGEANIRYWPVDEMKVFNGFKKE